The window AAGATGTGCAACACCATGCTGCAGATGTTCTATGAGACAGTAGTGGGCAGTGCTGTCTTCTACGCAGTGGCTTGCTGGAGGCAGTATGAAGGTGGCAGACCCCAAGAGGCATAACACACTGATCGAAAAGcctggtaaatccaaaaaaaggtttaaaacaaaaacaactggacttctgttgtTCAATATGTCCTAAAGTAAAGGAAAGTACTAAAGAGAAATAGAGAATCAGTTAAAGTCAGTTTTTCGGCGGCACATAGTAAGATTACTGATATCACGACTAGGTGGTGCTCCAGCCCTCCGTGTCGGGCAGATCCTAGGATTTATATGGGTCGACAATTTTTTGTTCCAagcttctctctgcttcatcCACAAGAGGTTGTAGACAGAAATCCCAGTGCTGGCTTTGTAATAAATATCtgcattattaaaataaatagttaaattttagttcttttgttgacaaggcgaggcttggcagaactcagactcacaaccacacaacaaagttttaaggattttattgccagtaAGCTGGAAGCCGGGTCAGAGTCTGTgatcgtctcactcacgtgatcgACTAGTgtcgggaccggaactggtaagtccactctTGCTTGGTTTTGTGatgcagaccggctggtctgaaaggggctgagacgaGAGGGAAAATCCAGGTCCAGGCGTGGGGTCGTTACCGTTGGGTCAGAgttccgaagccaaaaccagacagggagaatccaaagggcgaggtccagatgaGTGAAGCAAGGTCGGNNNNNNNNNNNNNNNNNNNNNNNNagtatcaggcagggagcaggcaggaGACGATGGTCaggaaacaggcaagggtcaagatcaggcatgaacaagagaagtacgctggacatttactggcggttaggctttcaataatctggcactgaggtgtgtgagctgtgggtatttacggagacaggaacaggtgagacagatgaagctgattgcgtgggcatggcaacatgggtgtggcttgaactgtgggactgtggaaagttacgtgactgtggcaagaggtgtggcaggaacagatggagctgtgacatttGTAGTGTCATCctttaaattgtaaattgtaTGAGTTCTCCATCCTTTGGGATAAAAGGACTGGAAGTGAGCCAAGGGTGGTGCGTTGGCAAaactattctgtagctgaagacattttgctaaacTGCATGTGAATTCAGTTTGCAGaacatctcagttttaaaagcttgaactccacacgctccatttttgaactgagaaagctcctcagatgagatgcaaaatgtcttcagctacagaacagaagtccagttgtttttgttctaaacccttttttttggatttaccatgtccggTATGATTGAGTATCTTCACCAGCAAAAGCCTGGTGCTTCTATTTTAAACTCttgattttttaaagtattttttttttatattttcttattgttttagctgttggtcatttttcatttttcattttaaattaggtgacttcagttttattactattttaGACTATTGTttgatgtctttgttttcagtttttgtattgcTCTGTTAAACACATTGGGTTTCACTTGTGACTGAAAActtgttatataaataaagctgagctTTAATTCTTGTAAAGTTTCCATAGACCTCCGTGCTGTTCTAGTGGTATGtatgtgtcagtgtgtttgtaTCAGTTTTTCTCTTATTATGGAGTAAACTCACAAACTGCAGGAGCTTCATGCATCCCCCGATGCTGTACAGTACAGGAGATTTTGTCTGAAGGATAAATGAAGTCTTCAAAAAACTGCCCCCTCTGAATTTGTTTTCCATTCTTGAGCCAGTTGAATGAATATAGACCAGTTggactgcagctgctgtgacACTTCAGCTTTGCAAAGATGAATCCACGGTGGGCCAACACACTGATCACCTGAACCTGGAGAGCTGGAAGATGACATAAAGAACAAATATGAGTCGCAGGCTTCAGCAACAGAATCCTCTGACAATATTTATACTGAGTACTAAAACCATGTGTGGGGATTTTACATGTACCATATTGGTGTATTTCCATCAGTACCTGTGACAGTCAGAGTTGTTCCATGTAAATCATTTCCCCATTCAAACTTGGAGGTTTTAAGTTTGCAGCGATACTCAGCTGAGTCACTTTCTCCTAGGTCACTGATTCTCAGAGTGACGTGTCTCTCAGAAAAATAGTATTTGTTGAATGATTGAGCACGGCCAAAATACTGGGAGTCTTTTGTAAGGTCCTCTGGTTGTAATGGATCCATCCACTGCTGACTGCGTCCAGGACTGAACCAGAATATTGACATGTAACCACTTTGATGGTAAGTGCATTTAATGTCCACTGATGAGCCTTTAAATGCACAGATTCTTCTGTCCTTATAGGTCACTGTGATGCAGGATTGACTGTAACAACCTGAAAGATGAAATATTATTCATTCAGTGTCTGAGATCAGTATTAGTCTTGTAATTTTATTGTAGTGAATTGGGTTTctgtataaaatatttatgaaatttaTACTGAATATAACTacttaaactgaaaaatgtcaaatattctGAAGAAGACTGTGGAAAGAGATTAAATTGTGATGGAAGACGATTGTGAAGTGAACTCACAGACTGGAGGAGAAGGGAAATCCTCATATCCTTTTACAGCACAGGAAACACTGTCTTTATTCTCAAACTTATCTGAATACGCATATGTCCCTTCATTAAATTTGTGTCCGTTTTTGTACCAGACATATGAAGAAAGATCAGGTGTAATACATTTGCTGAGACACTTGAAATGGAAGTTTTTCTTTGAGACATAAACTTTTGGATCCAGGTCTGTGAGGCAGAACAATAATGTCAATAAATGTCTTAGAGACACTGTTAACACAGACAGGCAGATAACCAGCACAATGATATATAGATGTTTATTATTTGGAAGTAACTACCTGTGACATTTAAAGTGACTCCTGGTTTACCAGTGTAACTTCCatcgtgtgtgtttgtttcaaaccTGAACTTGTACACAGCTGAGTCGCTCTTCTTTACATCTCTGATTGTCAGTCTGCATCTCGTTCTATCACAGTTGTACTCCACACGACCTGCGTACTGTTCCTCTGTCTTTAGATCCACAGGGTTCTCATCAGTTTTAGCAAACCAAAAGCTTTTCTCCACTTTGATTGTGATACCACcttttttgtgtgagtgtgtgtatttgcagTGTATTTCCACTGTTGATCCTTTAAGAGCACAGATCTGAGTAGGGCTGTAAGTCACTCCCCAGCCATTCTGACTCTGTACAGCTGTAACACAGAGCACATCAGAAACAACACTTGTAATCATAATGAAGAAAGACATTTTCAGTTCTAATCCTAATGCTTGCTCTTCTTTCTGTTCAGGTCACTGTAGAACATAAATGGAAATTTGGGAAATAAATTAATGGCGTTGAGCCATTGAAAAGAAtttgtcacaaaataaaaatgcactgtTAAAGGACAAAGACCCACAACACTATTGTTGTCACTAATAAgcagttttgtaaaactgaatagAAAAATTTAATGCTAATAGATTTTCTAAACACTCAAACATTTTAGATATTTAGTtcaattttgttaaattttttggACTGTGTACTTTTTTGCATAGCAACATATTGCTGCTGTTcggcaaaaaaacaacttataacTACATTTTTCACtattttcatactttttcaTAAATCCACTCTGCTGGCCACCTTTAACATCTTGTCTGTGGTTTGGTGAATGACTATTCAATGAAAAGTGTTAAGAACAGCTTGTGACTTGTGACcacagagtttatttattttaaaagacaagctctttttttttctttcccttgaAAGTTGCATCTTTTGAAATCAAGGGTTTCTGCTAGACAGCAACAAAGTGTCTCTGCAACAACAGTCACTATAATTGATCCCAAAATCAAAGGAAAAAATAGAGCTACAAAGCAAAGCTTTTCAATTTTGTTTAAACCATCAATCTGTATAATCCTGATGCTTTTAAAAGTACACATATATTGTTCATTGGTCCttcttaaaaaacacttttatgaaACCATTACAACAGGGCTCTTGTTAGTCTCTGACatttataaaactataaaactgtgACAGACTAATTGCTTTTCATCTATCCATGCATCCTTGTAAATATAGATTCAATAAATAGCAATTAAATATTtcatggttttcaaaaagaaGTTAGGATGTGagtttttgaattgttttgtcttcatgtttcagttatagtttgtttgtgttttgtctcttccctgtgcctcagccaacattcacttctcctcagtcactctctctctcttccccattctcacccatctacacctgcctctagctccttaatcatctcacctgtgcccacttccactaatcaccctctgcctttaatacccggtcacattctctacctctctgctggttcattgtcattctttgcctccctgatgtgtcGTCCTTCCTGTTTGCTCGTGCCTCCTCGTCTCCCTTGGGTTAATCTCTTGtcacaggtctgttcatgttatgtttagttaatgtttttgtatttagtttagattttgctgccacgtcagcctttgttttgggtttgccttttatttctaaacaaatttagttttttttatcaacatgagtctgcgctcagggttcgcctccttcaccccagttCATGACAAAAGAATTGCAACTTGTAAGTTGAATATCTGCTTTTACACTAATGACAggctgtgtttttaatgacaaatgttttttctttagtgtgtaaataaaatctacaaCAGTAGATTACTTTTGGCAGTCAATATCAAATTACCTAAACTAAGGTGGTAATGACACATTAGTAAAGTTATTGTACATTTGATAATTATCACCTGCTACTATAAGTGAAAGTGGAGCTTGTCTTTGCctgtgtatgggtgtgtgtgtgtgtgcttgtttgtctgtacccttagcaaactatctcatgaaccatgaataatttaaataaaactctcataaaataatcattagataaACATCTGGAACTGATTAACTGCTGGATTCaatttcattcaagatggccgccaaaacTATCTTTTGCTTCCATTACTATCTGGTTTATTCTGTAATGTCAGTGTAaagcgaacccagaatgcagactcatgttgaattaaataatgaaaactgatttctttccaaaaaagggggggaaagcactgacgtggcagcaaacaaaacaaaacttgctAAAGAAAAATTAGGAAGCTGACACAAGGAAAAGGGTTTGACCAGCAtgaacgaaacaaaacaaaacagacaaccaACAAGAAGAACCCTAAGCAGAGACTGGCCCTGACACAGTAGCAAGCTTGGTGATCACTGAGGACACAGTGATGGCAGAAACATCAGAGGGGAGCTCCGGTGGGTAAACGGACTGAAGGCAGGCTGACTGGAGAACTACTGAACTGAGGGCAGGCAAATAGTGGCacaggaaatagaaaaaaaacgagattgacaagaacacacagaaatacaacaGAGACAACATGAAATcaagtacagaaaaataacttaaaaactttaattgtgacatactgagctaaaatgtagcgtggtagtagctgagaatcatctccaacacacactTTAAGCACTATACACTGCAATACATCAAGATGTACTATAACTAGAGACAAGACTGgtagcttgtgtttgtttgtttgtatgtatgtctctctgtgcacaagattacacAAAAAGCTATGAATGAAATTACATGAAATCtttaggaaacatcaaacatcaaatgcaacaaaggaacaagtgattagattCTGGTGGTAATCCAGATCACAATCCCAGTTCAGGGAAGGATTCCAAGCAGACAGTGATCCTATGGCCTTGGCATAGGTTTGccttctaaagtgaagactatttttattctttattaagtatttgttattgtagacaaaacacaaaagttccCTTTCACCTGTAGAAATTAGacaaaaatcagtcaaaatcaAGCCAGGAGACAAGGAATACAAAACATTTGTCTCTCAAAACTTTTAAGTTGTGtactttaaataaagcaaaatatttgtaaacaataGAAAGGTATCAGTGCAGATTAACTGTAAATCTCTAAAAAGCTAAACACCTGCTGTATTCAACACAATCATGTTCCATTACTTTAATTAGAAAGGAAGCAGTTTTCCAGAAGCCTTATCATCTTTAAGTATTTGTTCAGCCTCTGGATCCTCTTTAATTGCAAAGGCATTGTTGGCCATAAAAAGGTTTCACCgtcaccttcttcttcttcttctgtaaaaaaaaaaaaagccacgaTTGAGTCCTGCTTTTGTTATGCTATCAACAATCGACGGGACAGTCgactgtgttgttgttgtgtttttgcaactgTTGCTTGTGTGAGGAGAAAATTGTGTGCTAAATATGCTTAAGGCCAGTCGAGAAGTTCTGTGGATTCCTGCTAGAAACAACAAACCAGTGAGGAgatggaaacacaggaagaCACAGCGGGCGGCCCAACAAGCAGGAAATCAAAAGCGTGGCTCAAACGcggcttttgttttttagaataaaCTTTTTATGGATTTGTTGTTGCTAGTGTGAGTCCGCAGAACTTCTCGATTTAGCACACAATTTTCCCCTTCCACAGGCAAcagttgcaaaaacacaacaacacagtCGACTGTCCCGTTGATTGTTGAAAGTAATGAAACATgattgtgttgatttttgtcttaatttccacaggtgaaaatgaacttgtgtgttttgtctacataaacaaacactcaataaagcataaatattcTTCACTTTAGAAAggttcacaaaaagacttaactaaCTACTAGCAACTGCCTTAGTTATTAATGCCCTGCAGGATGAGTATATAGtatggtgtgaaagtacatttatatgaccatttacatacatatgCACAGTATATAGAATAGCTACTTCATGAattattaagcatgaataaacattgagtatgttggttttggaagtaattagcctttatgggtaaagcattaataaatatgtaaatttataTTGTATTAAGAATGAATCATTCTTAATTAaggatgttttcaaggttaattaatcatttttaatgattaaataatgctacataaggtgtagttattataaagtgctacccAAATTTCTGTAAAAGAACATGAAGAAAGAGATACAGTACCTGTTGCACAGAGAAGTAAGAGGACAAATCCAATCACTGCTGCAGAAAAATTCTCAGCTTTGGTTCTCATCTTTAAGTCGTGTTAAAAAGTACAGTGAAGCAAAGAGTGAAGCACACAGCACACCAGGAGGTCCCACCTACATTTTCTTGTAATAAAGGGTGTTGTcttaaaaattactttctgtTGTGATTGGAAACCTTTTTTCACAGATAGAAAAATATTACAGCTGCCTTCCTTCCTCTTTACCTCTTTACATGCATGAATAGAGATGTGACTGGAAATTCCCAAGCTAAAATGAAGGTATGATTCTTGCATGTACCTCCTAAATTACACTATATGGAAACTGAATATAAGTGCCAAAAAAggacaagttttaaaacaagcataaaaaccaaattttctttttttaaccttaaattATTATACTTCAATAAGAAACCGATTTTAatatagctttttttatttgagttttctaTGGAAGAAGGTGTAATTACATTGATTTgataagtttatttttcattaatatgTTCCTTTAATTACCAGAGTTGTGGTCACTTCTGATTTGCTAAAACTCCTTTTCCTTTTGATGAACTTGTACATTGATTTCAATGACAAATGATCattaagcaaacaaaaaaaaagattaataaatgTTAGCAATGCATAGTACAGACTGGTACACTGGGCAGTATTATGCACTGCtaccttaaagaaaaaaacaaaagctgaaactgaacttgGCCGATGAGTTTGGTTTCAAATTCAAGTACAAATAGGGACTTTCTCAAATACAGGACAGACAAAGATAAACTCAGCTGGAAAACTCAACAACTGGAGAGTGTACAGGAGCTGATAACTCTCAATGACTGGAGTGTGGAAAGATGCAGAAGAGATCAGCTGGAACCAATTGTGGTcggtagattaggaagattatatgCTATTTTAGCTAGTCATACAGCTAGATGGTGTTTTTATTAAGGCACTTTTTCCACTCATcagcaaaaatctgtattttcacgtttccttcctgtctgtgttcattaTGACTCATTTTGCAGAATTGgtcacatttatatttacactGCGACTGTGCACAGGCGGCTGTGCACTGCACCTGGCTCCATCACATCCTCCTCAATAGAGTTCTGGGTGTTGAGAATCTCCTATAACCAATTCAATACACTGTCACCATATTTGTTTGTCAGTTGCAAATTTCAATGAATCACAAAATGATCTCTTGATCATCAGGTCTACATACCTctaacacacatgcacatctGTGCATGTGGTAGGCTCCTCATCTTTTTTGCCATCTTGTTCtctgtgaagtgaagtgaaatttatttatatggcactcttcagcaacaaggcgatccaaagtgctttacaacacagattaaaaacatcaaaatcaaatatagaaagacagaaacaagtataatctaaatgaaatacaagataatacaaataaagtcatgaaaccaAACATATCTAATCATGAGCTAAGATGGTCAAAATAGtaactaagataatctaaatgaaatcatgataagaaacaacaacagaatcagatacagaaatacagaaataaaaacattaatcaggtaattttagccAATggtgaataaactttcctctaagaggaggcatttgaaaaacagacagaaataaaagtataacTATAACAAATAACAGGTCTTTAATATGATATGTTGAAGTCGGTCAGTGATGTGTAAGCCAATAGACCGTTTGGACAAGAATGAACTTTCTTCTACGAGGAAacgttttaaaaatatcaagactaCTACTCAAAAGCAATTCTAGCTAACAGAACGGTTGATATAATGATATTGATAATATTAACAAGTCTTTAGTATACTAGGTACAGAGCTGTTCAGTGATCTATAGATCAATGGGAATATTTGAAAGTCTATTATTTAACTTGGATCAAAACtttcatctaagaggaaatattaaagttaatacagtgataacaggtcttaataCACCATTTGAGTATGAATAagttttcctcttagagaagcaTTAATAAGACAAATCTATTTAATAAGGGTagactaacagaagcagaagagcCTTAGTGTTGATCACTCTGCAGATCCCATCACACATGCCTGGCTGCCTCACAGTAGCCAGAACAGCTGCCGAGGTTTTCCGAATTTCTCGATATGCCGGGTAACCGCCaactccaaaaagcagaaagcctgttatcaaaaatccaattgtGTACACATCTTTGACATCCACG of the Kryptolebias marmoratus isolate JLee-2015 linkage group LG3, ASM164957v2, whole genome shotgun sequence genome contains:
- the LOC108246288 gene encoding B-cell receptor CD22-like codes for the protein MRTKAENFSAAVIGFVLLLLCATAVQSQNGWGVTYSPTQICALKGSTVEIHCKYTHSHKKGGITIKVEKSFWFAKTDENPVDLKTEEQYAGRVEYNCDRTRCRLTIRDVKKSDSAVYKFRFETNTHDGSYTGKPGVTLNVTDLDPKVYVSKKNFHFKCLSKCITPDLSSYVWYKNGHKFNEGTYAYSDKFENKDSVSCAVKGYEDFPSPPVCCYSQSCITVTYKDRRICAFKGSSVDIKCTYHQSGYMSIFWFSPGRSQQWMDPLQPEDLTKDSQYFGRAQSFNKYYFSERHVTLRISDLGESDSAEYRCKLKTSKFEWGNDLHGTTLTVTALQVQVISVLAHRGFIFAKLKCHSSCSPTGLYSFNWLKNGKQIQRGQFFEDFIYPSDKISCTVQHRGMHEAPAVYAPVFSSASLNSSDNPVENSSVTLSCTSDANPAANYTWYKNETSDPQVLSKELQLVFSSIKSSDSGEYYCVSENQLGRRTSNSISVDVKYAPKCVSVTVSTSEITEGNSVTLTCSNDANPAASYTWYKDNQTVFEGQKGTYDFLSIRSEDSGMYHCTAKNHYGWINSSSVHVNVEYAPRNSSVSISPSGEIIEGRSVNLTCSSDANPEANYMWYKGNEASPRALGQMFAIDDIKIDHGGNYYCEAGNRRGRLNSTLHLIVVSSSTKSATVGSITVFILVLIFLAVWLFMRKKWLSEQTLVSREGKNNVKKSLGPELNTSSSAALRQSTEEQDELCYASVHFIKNQEEPLYSNVMPAQLKQQNADKEEDAIYSVVMLSNGTSRSRSQDAAGDVSDLYSTVNKINRV